From Quercus lobata isolate SW786 chromosome 1, ValleyOak3.0 Primary Assembly, whole genome shotgun sequence, one genomic window encodes:
- the LOC115952381 gene encoding uncharacterized protein LOC115952381, giving the protein MLNRWKAAISTYCLKVKFPTEQGIGEIKGDQVLARECYQAVLASKENHTWTIEEKSPEIVEKLEMVELAEGSPPKTTQIGMNLSPRMKEEIVSFLKSNLNIFAWSHEDMLEIPASLIQHHLNVDPGKKSVQQKRRVFAPEQNKAVMDEVNKLLAAKFIREVHYPEWLANLVDSTAGHKLLTFMDAFSGYNQIQMAEEDQENTAFITSQGLCCYRVMPFGLKNAGATYQRLVNQMFEKQIGRNVEVYIDDMLVKSKEEEDHLDDLRETFNTLRQYSMKLNPSKCAFGVSSGKFLGFMVSQRGIEANPEKVKAILEMSSPRTVKEVQSLTRRIAALNKIVSKATDKCLPFFKTLKKVFSWTEECETAFQELKRYLSNPLLLSPSKEGEDLFLFLAVSVTAVSVALIREEDRLQLPVYYVSQAFQGAEARYPHIEKITLALIMASRKLRPYFQANPIIVMTDQPIKKAMNKPEAAGRMKGGGAGIIITSPEKNVLKYGVQLKFSVTNNEAKYEALLTGLRIAWALGGENIVLKSDSQLIIGQVRGEYEVKEARMQKYLKLTNQLVSAFNYVEFIQIPRDQNAEADEVARSASTDNQNKRFDWKMEEQNSLASRDFKLSWCTSTLDGRARFCHSFEKDDYRQIQKKLKRSRNEQSDLRYLMTNSTKGVTPNCI; this is encoded by the exons ATGCTCAATCGCTGGAAGGCTGCTATTTCCACCTACTGCTTAAAGGTGAAGTTCCCAACAGAACAGGGGATCGGAGAAATTAAAGGAGACCAGGTGTTGGCAAGAGAATGCTATCAGGCCGTCCTGGCCTCAAAAGAGAACCATACGTGGACGATCGAAGAGAAATCGCCAGAGATTGTGGAAAAGCTTGAAATGGTAGAGCTGGCTGAAGGGAGTCCACCAAAGACGACCCAAATAGGGATGAACCTGAGTCCCAGGATGAAGGAAGAGATCGTCAGCTTCCTGAAAAGCAACCTCAATATATTCGCATGGAGCCACGAAGATATGCTGGAAATCCCAGCAAGCCTTATCCAGCATCACCTGAATGTTGACCCGGGAAAGAAGTCCGTCCAGCAGAAAAGGAGAGTTTTTGCCCCCGAGCAAAACAAGGCAGTGATGGACGAAGTAAATAAGTTACTTGCAGCCAAATTTATTCGGGAAGTCCACTACCCCgagtggttggccaat CTAGTGGACTCCACAGCAGGGCACAAACTTCTCACGTTTATGGATGCGTTCTCTGGATACAACCAGATAcaaatggctgaagaagaccaagaaaatACTGCTTTTATCACCAGCCAGGGACTATGTTGTTACCGGGTCATGCCTTTTGGACTCAAGAACGCAGGTGCCACCTATCAGAGGTTGGTGAACCAGATGTTCGAGAAGCAAATCGGGAGAAACGTGGAGGTTTACATtgacgatatgctcgtcaagagcaaaGAGGAAGAAGATCATCTGGACGACCTCAGGGAGACGTTCAATACGCTCAGGCAGTACAGCATGAAGCTAAACCCATCCAAGTGTGCTTTTGGGGTTTCCTCTGGAAAATTCCTCGGGTTTATGGTTTCGCAGAGAGGGATAGAAGCAAACCCCGAGAAGGTCAAAGCCATCCTTGAAATGTCCTCACCCAGGACGGTCAAAGAAGTGCAATCCCTCACAAGAAGAATAGCAGCCCTCAACAAGATCGTCTCGAAGGCTACAGACAAATGCCTTCCATTCTTCAAGACTTTGAAGAAAGTGTTTTCCTGGACGGAGGAGTGTGAAACGGCGTTCCAAGAGTTGAAGCGCTATCTTAGCAACCCTCTGCTCTTAAGCCCATCGAAAGAGGGCGAAGACTTATTCCTGTTCTTAGCTGTGTCTGTTACGGCCGTCAGCGTGGCgttgatcagagaagaagacAGGTTGCAACTTCCTGTGTATTACGTTAGCCAGGCTTTCCAGGGTGCTGAGGCACGGTATCCTCACATAGAGAAGATTACCCTCGCCCTGATTATGGCTTCGAGAAAACTTCGTCCATACTTTCAAGCCAATCCCATCATTGTAATGACAGACCAACCCATCAAAAAAGCAATGAACAAGCCCGAAGCGGCAGGACGAATG AAAGGAGGCGGAGCAGGCATCATCATCACTTCCCCTGAAAAAAATGTTCTCAAGTATGGGGTCCAGCTCAAATTCTCTGTAACCAATAATGAGGCAAAATACGAGGCCTTATTGACGGGATTGAGAATAGCTTGGGCACTTGGAGGTGAGAATATTGTGCTCAAGAGCGACTCCCAGCTCATCATAGGGCAAGTGAGAGGGGAGTACGAAGTAAAGGAGGCAAGGATGCAGAAGTATCTCAAATTGACGAACCAGCTGGTAAGTGCCTTTAATTACGTAGAGTTCATCCAGATCCCTAGGGATCAGAACGCTGAAGCTGACGAAGTTGCACGAAGTGCCTCAACGGACAACCAAAATAAAAGGTTCGATTGGAAGATGGAAGAACAAAACTCCCTAGCATCCAGGGACTTCAAACTCTCTTGGTGCACATCGACCCTGGATGGACGAGCCCGATTTTGTCATTCCTTCGAGAAGGACGACTACCGTCAGATCCAGAAGAAGCTAAAAAGGTCCAGAAACGAGCAGTCAGATTTACGATACTTAATGACGAACTCTACAAAAGGAGTTACTCCTAACTGTATTTGA
- the LOC115952388 gene encoding uncharacterized protein LOC115952388, with protein MESSTNPNPAALALQIQSLSAIVEELTRQNQEMKQRLLHESNRADMGDDEDSNRRRTSTPEEECPVPSKFRLPQLEPFDGLKDPLDHLNTFRTTLGLQQPPDEILCHSFPTTLKGAAKEWFNKLPTSSIDNFEQLSSSFVCHFVGGQRPKRTVDYLLTIRQGEKEPLRSYVTRFTRGMLEVDEADDKVHLTTFKAGLKSRDFVASLAKNPPKTMAEALLKAQKYMNAEEALAAIDGVKKNKEKKKEKEDNRRGQKRDRADRQNDDGNRRREDKNPRSVKFTPLIMPVDQILTKIRDEPSLKWPRPLHSALGLRDKRKYCRFHKDHGHYTEDCKDLKEQIEELIRNGKLQQYIKKGESGRYGQKSQQVSLGRDEDRPQPCPQSALGEIKTITEGPTTGGSFKSLRKSYQRQVNSVHSIPPLKQKRTNGDLYFSKEDARSVKQPHDDPLVIMIMIEGFNMRRVLVDSGSLADIIYLPAY; from the exons ATGGAATCCAGTACAAACCCAAATCCCGCTGCATTGGCCCTACAAATTCAGTCGCTATCAGCCATTGTGGAAGAACTCACCAGACAGAACCAAGAGATGAAGCAACGGTTGCTACATGAAAGTAATCGTGCAGACATGGGCGACGACGAAGACAGCAACAGAAGGCGAACTAGCACTCCAGAAGAG GAGTGCCCAGTACCCTCCAAGTTCCGTCTACCCCAACTAGAACCCTTTGATGGGCTAAAAGATCCCTTGGATCACCTGAATACCTTCAGGACGACCCTAGGCCTTCAACAGCCACCTGATGAGATTTTGTGTCACTCCTTCCCTACAACTCTCAAAGGAGCAGCTAAGGAGTGGTTCAACAAGTTGCCAACATCGTCCATCGATAACTTCGAACAGTTAAGCAGTTCCTTTGTTTGTCATTTCGTAGGCGGGCAGCGTCCAAAAAGGACTGTCGACTATCTGCTTACCATCAGACAAGGAGAGAAGGAACCATTGAGGTCTTATGTGACACGTTTCACCCGAGGAATGCTGGAAGTAGACGAGGCGGATGACAAGGTACATCTCacgaccttcaaagcagggTTGAAGTCCAGAGATTTTGTGGCATCTTTGGCAAAGAACCCTCCTAAGACAATGGCCGAGGCACTGTTGAAAGCACAGAAGTATATGAACGCGGAAGAAGCCCTAGCAGCCATTGACGGAGTAAAAAAgaacaaggaaaagaagaaggaaaaggaggaCAATCGACGAGGGCAAAAAAGGGATCGGGCTGATCGACAGAATGACGATGGAAATAGGCGAAGGGAGGACAAGAACCCTCGTTCAGTGAAATTCACACCACTGATAATGCCCGTTGACCAGATTCTAACGAAGATAAGGGACGAACCGTCTCTTAAGTGGCCAAGACCACTCCATTCAGCGCTTGGCTTACGCGATAAGAGGAAATACTGTCGCTTCCACAAAGATCATGGGCATTACACGGAGGATTGCAAGGACCTGAAAGAACAGATTGAAGAGCTCATCCGTAATGGGAAACTACAACAGTATATAAAAAAGGGAGAATCCGGCAGGTATGGACAGAAAAGCCAGCAAGTTAGTTTAGGGAGAGACGAAGACCGCCCCCAACCTTGTCCACAAAGCGCACTGGGGGAGATAAAAACTATCACCGAAGGACCGACCACTGGGGGATCATTCAAATCCCTCAGGAAATCATACCAAAGGCAAGTAAACAGTGTCCATAGTATACCCCCGTTGAAGCAAAAACGAACCAATGGAGACTTGTACTTCTCTAAAGAAGATGCCAGAAGTGTAAAGCAACCTCATGATGACCCACTCGTCATTATGATCATGATCGAGGGGTTCAACATGCGAAGAGTCCTAGTCGACAGTGGAAGCTTAGCCGACATAATCTATCTTCCTGCCTACTAG